The following are encoded together in the Pseudoclavibacter endophyticus genome:
- a CDS encoding Rne/Rng family ribonuclease — MVEYNEQEHGDPATEAIAPTSSDAERSATGPDPVAAEATTPSTESVERPGGRESGPDGDAVGTASTDAQVGEADAGEAAVDGDDREVPVDADAPEVPVDPDDREAAVGVDDGDAATGVDSSVAAEAAVESGTATDVTDTAQAEATRELDATPASGTTGTEPETPHEPEPEEKQRAAAEPADERERADEKRAASSKLKGFPEVITTTTLFFVAPDLPPVDDWSKGDDWSKADDWGKGDDADRDDDHGDRDEGRSGRRRGRNSRKHRGDRDDRGNDGANDRGGKSDRGDRTDRHDKTDRGDKNDRHDKNDRHDKGDRRDKDERHDRGDRYDKSDRGAKRNDPEPITEPQKIKGSTRLEAKRQRRREGREVSRRRPVVTESEFLARRESVDRVMLVRAKDGRVQIGVLEDQVLVEHYVARSSESSLIGNVYLGRVQNVLPSMEAAFIDIGRGRNAVLYSGEVDWSVAELGGGQARRIENALKPGDRVLVQVTKDPVGHKGARLTSQVSLPGRYLVYVPGNAMNGISRKLPDTERARLKKILKEVLPQGVGVIVRTAAEGATREQLERDVNRLTAQWEDIRKRVANGPAPALLHSEPDLLIKIIRDVFNEDFQKIVIQGEAELETITAYLNQVAPDLVERIEAFDGEDAFQAYRATEHIEKALERKVWLPSGGSLVIDRTEAMTVVDVNTGKFVGSGGNLEETVTKNNLEAAEEVVRQLRLRDIGGIIVIDFIDMVLESNRDLVLRRLVECLSRDRTKHQVAEVTSLGLIQMTRKKLGLGLLETFSEPCATCAGRGVVVHHDPAAKHRATDDAPSGRSGRRGRGGQGESNRKAGASTGDGNNGNGNGGTHAITDEARGALSRIAASTLSGVPKNEAGKDEPDGGAPSDAQAAGGTAPTSGGDSAVEGTEASPADSAERRDAPDQQGEGRSRRSRRGRRRGRGNNGGSEQQSDAATADPQDGGGRASRSDESGAIGAASPDGDAGSVLPDLAIDLPAPRGEEPAVSSPDRAALDALSSALDALGDDERGDAGADAAADSTPSGAPDVGTGADEAKPTAEKAPATESTADGSAAEEPVAEEPVEAAAVAPVAPATAADPAPSAPDRSGASGRPKRRRVTVAMNDDEGGATH; from the coding sequence CGAGGCAGCGGTCGATGGGGATGACCGTGAGGTTCCGGTCGATGCGGATGCCCCCGAGGTCCCGGTCGACCCGGATGATCGCGAGGCCGCGGTCGGCGTGGACGACGGCGACGCCGCGACCGGTGTGGACTCGAGCGTGGCGGCGGAAGCGGCCGTCGAGTCGGGCACCGCGACCGATGTGACCGACACCGCTCAGGCTGAGGCGACCCGGGAACTCGACGCGACGCCCGCATCCGGCACGACCGGCACCGAGCCCGAAACGCCACACGAGCCGGAACCCGAGGAGAAGCAGCGCGCGGCAGCGGAGCCCGCGGACGAGCGGGAGCGCGCGGACGAGAAGCGCGCTGCGTCGTCGAAGCTCAAGGGGTTTCCGGAGGTCATCACGACGACGACGCTCTTCTTTGTCGCTCCGGACCTCCCTCCCGTCGATGACTGGAGCAAGGGTGATGACTGGAGCAAGGCCGATGACTGGGGCAAGGGCGACGACGCCGACCGTGACGACGATCACGGTGACCGAGACGAGGGCCGCTCCGGTCGTCGCCGCGGCCGCAACTCGCGCAAGCACCGGGGTGACCGCGACGATCGCGGCAATGACGGAGCGAACGACCGCGGCGGGAAGAGCGACCGCGGTGACAGGACCGACCGGCACGACAAGACCGACCGCGGTGACAAGAACGACCGGCACGACAAGAACGACCGGCACGACAAGGGCGACAGGCGCGACAAGGACGAAAGGCACGACAGGGGCGACAGGTACGACAAGTCCGACAGGGGGGCGAAGCGAAACGACCCGGAGCCCATCACGGAGCCCCAGAAGATCAAGGGGTCGACCCGCCTCGAGGCCAAGCGTCAGCGCCGCCGGGAGGGCCGCGAGGTCAGCCGCCGCCGCCCCGTTGTGACCGAATCCGAGTTCCTCGCGCGCCGTGAGTCGGTCGACCGCGTCATGCTCGTGCGCGCGAAGGACGGCCGGGTGCAGATCGGTGTGCTCGAAGATCAGGTGCTCGTCGAACACTACGTCGCACGCTCGAGCGAGTCATCGCTGATCGGCAACGTCTACCTCGGGCGCGTGCAGAACGTGCTGCCGAGCATGGAGGCCGCATTCATCGACATCGGCCGCGGTCGCAACGCCGTGCTGTACTCCGGCGAGGTCGACTGGTCCGTGGCCGAGCTGGGCGGCGGCCAGGCACGGCGCATCGAGAACGCCCTCAAGCCGGGCGACCGCGTGCTCGTGCAGGTCACGAAGGATCCTGTCGGACACAAGGGGGCGCGGCTCACGAGCCAGGTGTCGCTGCCCGGCCGCTACCTCGTCTACGTGCCGGGCAATGCCATGAACGGCATCAGTCGCAAGCTGCCGGACACCGAGCGGGCGCGCCTCAAGAAGATCCTGAAAGAGGTGCTGCCGCAGGGCGTCGGCGTGATCGTGCGCACGGCTGCGGAGGGCGCAACGCGCGAGCAGCTCGAGCGCGACGTGAACCGGCTGACGGCGCAGTGGGAGGACATCCGGAAGCGCGTGGCCAACGGGCCCGCGCCCGCCCTGCTCCATTCCGAGCCCGACCTGCTCATCAAGATCATCCGCGATGTCTTCAACGAAGACTTCCAGAAGATCGTGATTCAGGGAGAGGCCGAGCTCGAGACGATCACCGCCTACCTGAATCAGGTGGCCCCCGACCTCGTCGAGCGCATCGAAGCGTTCGACGGCGAAGATGCGTTCCAGGCGTATCGGGCGACGGAGCACATCGAGAAGGCCCTTGAGCGCAAGGTCTGGCTGCCGTCGGGCGGTTCCCTCGTGATCGACCGCACCGAGGCCATGACGGTCGTCGACGTCAACACCGGCAAGTTCGTCGGGTCCGGCGGCAATCTCGAGGAGACCGTCACGAAGAACAACCTCGAGGCCGCCGAAGAGGTCGTGCGCCAGCTGCGTCTGCGCGACATCGGCGGGATCATCGTGATCGACTTCATCGACATGGTCCTCGAATCGAACCGCGATCTCGTGCTGCGCCGGCTCGTCGAGTGCCTGAGCCGTGACCGCACCAAGCATCAGGTCGCCGAGGTCACGAGCCTCGGGCTCATCCAGATGACCAGAAAGAAGCTCGGTCTCGGCCTGCTCGAGACCTTCAGCGAACCGTGCGCGACGTGCGCGGGGAGGGGCGTGGTGGTGCATCACGACCCCGCGGCCAAGCATCGCGCGACCGACGATGCGCCCTCCGGTCGCTCGGGACGGCGCGGACGCGGCGGCCAGGGCGAATCGAATCGCAAGGCCGGCGCATCGACCGGCGACGGGAACAACGGCAACGGCAACGGTGGCACGCACGCCATCACCGACGAGGCCCGCGGGGCGCTATCGCGCATCGCGGCGTCGACGCTGTCCGGCGTCCCGAAGAACGAAGCCGGCAAGGATGAGCCCGACGGCGGTGCGCCGAGTGACGCGCAGGCCGCGGGCGGCACCGCACCGACGTCCGGTGGCGATTCTGCGGTCGAGGGAACGGAAGCGTCGCCCGCCGACAGCGCTGAGCGACGTGACGCGCCCGACCAGCAGGGTGAGGGCCGAAGCCGTCGATCGCGTCGCGGCCGCCGACGCGGACGCGGCAACAACGGCGGCTCGGAACAGCAGTCAGACGCGGCGACGGCAGACCCGCAGGACGGCGGTGGCCGAGCGTCCCGGAGTGACGAAAGCGGCGCGATCGGCGCAGCGTCACCGGACGGGGACGCGGGCTCGGTGCTCCCCGACCTCGCGATCGACCTGCCCGCGCCCCGCGGCGAGGAGCCGGCCGTCTCGAGCCCCGACCGTGCGGCGCTCGACGCGCTCAGCAGCGCCCTCGATGCGCTCGGGGACGATGAGCGCGGGGATGCGGGCGCCGATGCGGCCGCGGACTCCACGCCCAGCGGCGCCCCGGATGTGGGGACCGGCGCGGACGAGGCCAAGCCGACCGCTGAGAAGGCGCCCGCGACCGAATCGACCGCGGATGGTTCGGCCGCTGAAGAACCGGTTGCCGAAGAGCCGGTCGAGGCGGCCGCGGTGGCTCCTGTTGCGCCGGCGACGGCCGCCGACCCGGCTCCATCCGCTCCGGACCGCAGCGGAGCATCGGGTCGTCCGAAGCGTCGTCGCGTGACCGTAGCGATGAACGACGACGAGGGCGGGGCGACGCACTGA
- the rplU gene encoding 50S ribosomal protein L21, whose product MVFAVVRAGGRQEKVEVGDEISVNRVVADEDGNITFPALLLVDGETVTSDAAKLAGVTVTGEVLEDFRGPKIVIQKFKNKTGYKKRQGHRQELTRVKITDITEK is encoded by the coding sequence GTGGTATTCGCAGTTGTGCGCGCCGGTGGCCGGCAGGAAAAGGTCGAGGTGGGCGACGAGATCAGCGTGAACCGCGTCGTCGCCGATGAAGACGGCAACATCACGTTCCCCGCGCTGCTGCTCGTCGACGGCGAGACCGTCACGAGCGACGCGGCGAAGCTTGCCGGCGTCACGGTGACCGGCGAAGTCCTCGAAGACTTCCGCGGCCCCAAGATCGTCATCCAGAAGTTCAAGAACAAGACCGGGTACAAGAAGCGCCAGGGCCACCGCCAGGAGCTCACCCGCGTCAAGATCACCGACATCACCGAGAAGTAA
- the rpmA gene encoding 50S ribosomal protein L27, whose product MAHKKGASSSRNGRDSNAQYLGVKRYAGQEVNAGEILVRQRGTHFHPGAGVGRGGDDTLFALEAGVVKFGAKGRRKVVNIVTADA is encoded by the coding sequence ATGGCACACAAGAAGGGTGCGAGCTCATCTCGCAACGGTCGTGACTCGAACGCCCAGTACCTGGGCGTCAAGCGCTACGCGGGCCAAGAGGTCAACGCCGGCGAGATCCTCGTCCGCCAGCGCGGTACGCACTTCCACCCCGGCGCCGGTGTCGGTCGCGGCGGTGACGACACGCTGTTCGCCCTCGAGGCGGGTGTCGTGAAGTTCGGCGCGAAGGGCCGCCGCAAGGTGGTCAACATCGTCACGGCGGACGCGTAG
- the obgE gene encoding GTPase ObgE — MATFVDEVTLYLRAGAGGNGCASIKREKFKPLAGPDGGNGGDGGDIVLVADPQVTTLLSYHHSPHRSSEKGGFGMGDFRNGVTGGDLELPVPVGTVVRDAEGVELADLSETGMRFVAAEGGQGGLGNAALSSTKRKAPGFALLGTPGEEVSLLLELKTVADVALVGYPSAGKSSLIAAMSAAKPKIADYPFTTLHPNLGVVEAGQTRFTVADVPGLIEGASEGRGLGHEFLRHVERCSALLHVLDCATLDPGRDPVSDLGVILRELEAYEVPEGQVPLLERPQLVALNKIDVPDARELAEFVRGDLEERGYRVFLISAASHEGLRELGFALGELVEADRSVRADAEATKPRIVLRPRAVDAKEFEVRVEGGTYGNLYRVLGRKPERWVAQTDFQNDEAVGYLADRLNRLGVEDALFKAGAVAGSTVVIGPGDGMVFDWEPTLTSAAEVLVGPRGSDLRLDENQRSTRRERRDAYFERMDAKAEARAELEREREAGIWTADQGADEGSEAPGRAGDD, encoded by the coding sequence ATGGCGACGTTCGTCGACGAGGTCACCCTGTATCTGCGCGCGGGCGCGGGGGGCAACGGTTGCGCCTCGATCAAGCGCGAGAAGTTCAAGCCGCTCGCCGGCCCCGATGGCGGGAACGGCGGCGACGGCGGCGACATCGTGCTCGTCGCCGATCCTCAGGTCACGACGCTGCTGAGCTACCACCATTCGCCGCATCGCTCAAGCGAGAAGGGCGGCTTCGGCATGGGCGACTTTCGCAACGGCGTGACGGGTGGCGACCTCGAGCTCCCGGTACCGGTCGGCACGGTCGTGCGCGACGCCGAGGGCGTCGAACTCGCCGACCTCTCCGAGACCGGAATGCGCTTCGTGGCCGCCGAGGGCGGTCAGGGCGGGCTCGGGAACGCGGCGTTGTCGTCCACCAAGCGCAAGGCCCCGGGCTTCGCCCTGCTCGGCACGCCCGGCGAAGAGGTCTCGCTCCTGCTCGAGCTCAAGACCGTCGCCGATGTCGCGCTCGTCGGCTACCCGTCGGCGGGCAAGTCGAGCCTCATCGCCGCGATGTCGGCCGCGAAGCCGAAGATCGCCGACTACCCGTTCACGACGCTCCACCCGAACCTCGGCGTCGTCGAAGCGGGGCAGACGCGTTTCACGGTCGCCGACGTGCCGGGGCTGATCGAGGGCGCGAGCGAGGGGCGCGGGCTCGGTCACGAGTTCCTGCGCCACGTCGAGCGTTGCTCGGCGCTTCTGCACGTTCTCGACTGCGCCACGCTCGACCCGGGGCGCGACCCCGTCTCCGACCTCGGCGTGATCCTGCGCGAGCTCGAGGCCTACGAGGTGCCCGAGGGGCAGGTGCCCTTGCTGGAGCGGCCCCAACTCGTTGCGCTGAACAAGATCGATGTGCCGGATGCCCGTGAGCTCGCGGAGTTCGTTCGCGGAGATCTCGAGGAGCGCGGCTACCGCGTGTTCCTGATTTCCGCGGCGAGCCACGAGGGGCTGCGCGAGCTCGGCTTCGCCCTCGGCGAGCTCGTCGAGGCCGATCGGTCGGTCCGCGCGGACGCGGAAGCGACGAAGCCGCGCATCGTGCTGCGTCCGAGGGCGGTCGACGCGAAGGAGTTCGAGGTGCGCGTCGAGGGCGGAACGTACGGCAACCTCTACCGCGTGCTCGGCCGCAAGCCGGAGCGCTGGGTTGCCCAGACTGACTTCCAGAACGACGAGGCGGTCGGCTACCTCGCGGATCGCCTCAACCGGCTCGGCGTGGAGGACGCGCTCTTCAAGGCCGGGGCGGTCGCGGGCTCGACCGTCGTGATCGGGCCCGGCGACGGCATGGTGTTCGACTGGGAGCCGACGCTCACCTCGGCCGCCGAGGTCCTGGTGGGGCCCCGCGGCAGCGACCTGCGGCTGGACGAAAACCAGCGCTCGACGCGTCGCGAGCGGCGCGACGCGTACTTCGAGCGCATGGATGCCAAGGCCGAGGCTCGTGCTGAACTGGAGCGCGAGCGTGAGGCCGGGATCTGGACGGCCGACCAGGGCGCTGACGAGGGCAGCGAGGCACCCGGCCGTGCAGGGGATGACTAA
- the nadD gene encoding nicotinate-nucleotide adenylyltransferase, translated as MTDRSTASTPAKRRVGIMGGTFDPIHHGHLVAASEVAKSFDLDEVVFVPTGNPYMKRNVSPSEDRYLMTVIATASNPRFTVSRVDIDRDGPTYTVDTLRDVMRLRPDSELFFITGADAIAQILEWKDSDDMFEYAHFVAVSRPGHELVLDDSLPRESVSVLEVPALAISSTDCRDRARRGYPVWYLVPDGVVQYIAKHRLYTDSDHDEERASAPEGSAVFSSDRAHEVAT; from the coding sequence ATGACCGACCGTTCCACTGCATCCACGCCGGCCAAGCGCCGGGTCGGGATCATGGGCGGCACGTTCGACCCCATTCACCACGGGCACCTCGTGGCGGCGAGCGAGGTGGCGAAGAGCTTCGACCTCGACGAGGTGGTGTTCGTTCCCACCGGCAATCCCTACATGAAGCGCAACGTGTCGCCGAGCGAGGACCGCTATCTCATGACGGTCATCGCGACGGCGTCGAACCCGCGTTTCACCGTCAGTCGCGTCGACATCGATCGCGACGGCCCCACCTACACCGTCGACACGCTTCGCGACGTGATGCGGTTGCGTCCCGACTCTGAGCTCTTCTTCATCACCGGCGCCGACGCGATCGCTCAGATCCTCGAATGGAAAGACTCGGACGACATGTTCGAGTACGCCCACTTCGTCGCGGTCTCGCGGCCGGGCCACGAGCTCGTGCTCGACGACAGCCTGCCTCGGGAGTCGGTCAGCGTCCTCGAAGTCCCCGCCCTTGCGATCTCGTCGACCGACTGCCGGGATCGGGCTCGCCGCGGTTACCCGGTCTGGTATCTCGTGCCGGATGGGGTCGTGCAGTACATCGCGAAGCACCGGCTCTACACCGATTCCGATCATGACGAGGAGCGTGCTTCAGCGCCCGAGGGGTCGGCCGTCTTCTCGTCCGACCGGGCGCACGAGGTCGCCACATGA
- a CDS encoding flagellar biosynthesis protein FlhF, translating into MTADRPLTRREIRERERAAAESPAHGPGVEAAARAAAPAAPPQEPRAITPQQEPQRRPRQHRSSLDPVEWRLSTSDMSSVRDELDARFSGQEGGGDGLDDDVSRAAERAASPAEQPAPATRRSRRDEQVPAGERLAMPETPVQHAPPVPRATVSPGERSAPHEPEAPARAADAPSEDWAAATWASSPSSPLGDLPDTAPTATASGTTASGNTASGNTASRPLAPEAAAAPRVRDQAAHRDEVETGPDGYFERLATASVGDAPTGMIVMPEVINPDITGALSGSGDVMVTGSMRISRDLSSFGAYRDGLDQFDAETGIVTDERRSEHSPVPARDAVSLSRAPGVRVAPEPHRHLGVWIWVVVGAIGVAVVGGGGVLLYGVVSGWF; encoded by the coding sequence ATGACCGCCGATCGCCCCCTGACCCGGCGCGAGATACGCGAGCGCGAACGTGCCGCGGCCGAGTCGCCCGCACACGGGCCCGGCGTGGAAGCGGCGGCGCGTGCAGCCGCGCCGGCAGCGCCGCCGCAAGAGCCCAGGGCGATCACGCCCCAGCAGGAGCCCCAGCGGCGCCCGCGTCAGCATCGCTCATCGCTCGATCCCGTCGAGTGGCGGCTGAGCACGAGCGACATGAGCTCGGTGCGCGATGAGTTGGATGCTCGCTTCTCCGGCCAGGAGGGCGGCGGCGACGGTCTCGATGACGACGTGTCGCGTGCGGCCGAACGGGCTGCGTCGCCCGCGGAGCAGCCGGCGCCCGCGACCCGCCGGAGCCGCCGCGACGAGCAGGTGCCAGCGGGCGAACGGCTGGCCATGCCCGAGACGCCGGTGCAGCACGCGCCGCCGGTGCCGCGAGCAACCGTGTCGCCAGGTGAGCGCAGTGCGCCGCATGAGCCCGAGGCGCCCGCACGTGCTGCCGACGCGCCCTCCGAGGACTGGGCGGCCGCCACCTGGGCGTCGTCGCCGTCGTCGCCGCTCGGCGACCTGCCCGATACCGCGCCGACCGCGACGGCATCCGGCACGACGGCATCCGGAAACACGGCATCCGGCAACACGGCTTCCCGGCCCCTGGCGCCGGAAGCGGCAGCAGCGCCTCGCGTTCGCGACCAGGCCGCGCACCGCGACGAGGTCGAGACGGGGCCAGATGGCTACTTCGAGCGGCTCGCGACGGCGAGCGTCGGCGATGCGCCGACGGGCATGATCGTGATGCCCGAGGTCATCAACCCAGACATCACCGGCGCACTTTCGGGTTCCGGCGACGTCATGGTGACGGGGTCGATGCGCATCTCGCGCGACCTTTCGAGCTTCGGTGCCTACCGTGACGGTCTCGATCAGTTCGATGCCGAGACCGGCATTGTGACCGACGAGAGGCGGAGTGAGCACTCGCCGGTGCCTGCCCGCGATGCCGTCTCGCTGAGCAGGGCCCCGGGTGTTCGTGTGGCGCCGGAGCCCCACCGGCACCTCGGCGTGTGGATCTGGGTTGTCGTTGGCGCGATCGGCGTCGCCGTCGTCGGGGGCGGGGGAGTGCTGCTGTACGGGGTGGTGAGCGGATGGTTCTAG
- the rsfS gene encoding ribosome silencing factor, which yields MTASERAVELAKIAAKAADDKQGDELVGLDVSANMPLTDVFLIASGRNERLVLAIAEEIEDQLLEQARQKAIRREGRDEGRWVLLDFGDLIVHVFHEEDRAYYGLERLWRDAPVVDLGLHAAGTSGDSRQE from the coding sequence ATGACAGCCTCCGAGCGAGCCGTCGAGCTTGCCAAGATCGCGGCCAAGGCCGCTGACGACAAGCAGGGAGACGAACTCGTCGGCCTCGATGTCTCGGCGAACATGCCGCTGACCGACGTATTCCTCATCGCCTCCGGGCGCAACGAGCGCCTCGTGCTCGCGATCGCGGAGGAGATCGAAGACCAGCTGCTTGAGCAAGCGCGCCAGAAGGCCATCCGCCGGGAGGGGCGCGACGAGGGGCGCTGGGTACTGCTCGATTTCGGCGATCTCATCGTGCACGTGTTCCACGAAGAAGACCGTGCGTACTACGGGCTCGAACGGCTGTGGCGCGATGCGCCGGTCGTCGATCTCGGGCTTCACGCGGCCGGAACATCCGGCGACTCGCGACAGGAGTAG
- a CDS encoding sulfite exporter TauE/SafE family protein, translating to MSTPTRRPWLWLIAIGLVAGFMSGMFGVGGGILIVPALIYLARLEPRLAAGTSLLAIFPVAIVGVTTYGIGGHVDVLLALLLAVGSILGAPLGSWLLSKVSRTALQLAFIAFMLVVIVSLFIVIPSRDAEVDITWVTGPLIFLLGFIVGIMSGLLGIGGGVVIVPMLVLLFGSSDLIAKGSSLLMMIGTSISGTISNILRKNVDVPSAIVVGVCACFTTTLGAIVAAAVSPLAANIAFAVFLVLIVIRMLVDVINQNRRTKPGA from the coding sequence ATGAGCACGCCAACCAGGCGGCCTTGGCTGTGGTTGATCGCGATCGGCCTGGTGGCCGGATTCATGTCGGGCATGTTCGGCGTGGGCGGCGGCATCCTGATCGTGCCCGCCCTTATCTACCTGGCCCGCCTCGAGCCGAGGCTGGCCGCCGGCACGTCGCTGCTCGCGATCTTCCCGGTGGCGATCGTCGGCGTCACGACATACGGCATCGGCGGGCACGTGGACGTGCTGCTCGCGCTCCTCCTCGCCGTCGGCTCGATCCTCGGGGCGCCGCTCGGCTCATGGTTGCTGTCGAAGGTATCGCGCACCGCGCTGCAACTCGCGTTCATCGCGTTCATGCTCGTCGTGATCGTCTCGCTGTTCATCGTGATCCCCTCGCGAGACGCCGAAGTCGACATCACCTGGGTCACGGGCCCGCTCATCTTCCTGCTCGGCTTCATCGTCGGCATCATGTCGGGCCTGCTCGGCATCGGCGGGGGCGTCGTCATCGTCCCCATGCTGGTGCTGCTCTTCGGGTCGAGCGACCTCATCGCCAAGGGTTCGTCGCTGCTCATGATGATCGGCACGAGCATCTCGGGCACGATCAGCAACATCCTGCGCAAGAACGTCGACGTGCCGTCGGCCATCGTGGTGGGGGTGTGCGCGTGTTTCACGACGACCCTCGGCGCGATCGTCGCGGCGGCCGTGTCACCGCTCGCCGCAAACATCGCCTTCGCGGTGTTCCTCGTACTCATCGTGATCCGGATGCTCGTCGACGTGATCAACCAGAACCGCCGCACCAAGCCCGGCGCCTAG
- a CDS encoding IS3 family transposase, protein MTAHLRRQGPVVAHCTVDRLMRDVGMNGVRRGKEAARHHPRPGRAPGR, encoded by the coding sequence ATGACCGCGCACCTGCGACGCCAGGGCCCCGTCGTGGCGCACTGCACGGTGGACCGATTGATGCGCGACGTGGGCATGAACGGTGTGCGCCGCGGCAAGGAAGCTGCGCGCCACCATCCCAGGCCGGGCCGGGCACCGGGCCGGTGA
- a CDS encoding cupin domain-containing protein, which translates to MTEKNFTLGDNVEHFTIADVARDNPDFRKVLWTGEHAQIVIMTIPPGGEIGDEVHEYTDQILTFVSGTGEADLNGHTHPIEAGDQCAVPAGAQHNFRNTGEESLVLYTIYSPPEHAAGAAFATREEADAAEAAGEDEPPQP; encoded by the coding sequence ATGACCGAAAAAAACTTCACCCTGGGAGACAACGTCGAGCACTTCACTATCGCGGACGTCGCCCGGGATAACCCCGACTTCCGGAAGGTGCTGTGGACCGGCGAACACGCCCAGATCGTCATCATGACGATTCCGCCCGGTGGTGAGATCGGCGACGAGGTCCACGAATACACCGACCAGATCCTGACCTTCGTCTCCGGAACCGGAGAAGCCGACCTCAACGGCCACACCCACCCCATTGAGGCAGGCGACCAGTGCGCAGTTCCTGCCGGCGCCCAGCACAACTTCCGCAACACCGGCGAGGAGTCGCTGGTGCTCTACACCATCTACAGTCCACCGGAGCATGCTGCCGGCGCCGCGTTCGCAACCCGCGAGGAGGCCGACGCTGCCGAAGCCGCCGGTGAGGACGAACCGCCCCAGCCCTGA